The genomic segment AAACACTAATAACAAAAGGAACACCAATGCAAAGACCAATAACAGTACAAACACCATCAATACCAATACAAAAACGCCCAGCGATATGAACACCAGCATCAATATCAATAACAACATAAACCAAACACCAGTAACAATAGAAATACATCAATACCAgtacaaacaccaacaacactaTCAGCACCATCAAGCCCAATACACACAGCAATAACCCCATAAATACAATACCAAGGAGGTGTTCTGCACAGCTGGATCCTAAAGATGAGGACTGTCCAGCAGGAACATCCCTGAGCTCTTCTCTTGATGGACAGTCTGCATCTTTGAGATGACCTGGCTAAGAAATCGTGCTTTGTGAAACGTCCTCCCCCCAAATTCAAATTTAAACAccaacatcaacaaaaacacCCGTTTTAATAACAACACTGAGCGCAGTGTCGATTGGCGCAGGAATCTCCTCAACATCCGCGAGAACCGCGTCTAATCAACATTAACTCTACACTAACAATCTAGCCGTGGAAACTGCGCTGTAATGAAGTTTAAATCTTACTCCAGATAGTCTTATTTCAGCGTAAAGCCGAATTCAATCTCAGCGTCGCTGCTTTTCAGAGCGCCGCCATATTTATCCCCGCTGAAGGAAACGGGCCGCGGTGCATTGTGGGAGTTGTAGTTTTGGCCTTTCATCACAGAAAAAGCAAAGCGTTTTGCTAGAACGCGGTGCTTTTTGGACGAAAATAAAGCGAGTTAAAACCAGTGGTGGATAAAAAGCTCCCACTCAAAGAGATTTCTATCTGTAAACTCCGTATTTTAAGTGATTTCAGTCCACTCAGGTAAACCTGTTTATATCTAATCTTAAAATTAAGAGCTCCTCAATAATTCTACTCTTACTAGTGGCAACTGAGGACTGTATGTAGCAGGTGAGCTAAATAGCATAATACGTGAAAACATGATAACCTATTCAAGACTGATGCACAATTTATTTTGTACTAATATTGAGGTATTATTGATTACAACAATAAGATGCcttttattatattgtattattatattttatatagctgacccccccacccccaccccagaGCCCTCTAACTTAATAAaactaatttattaataatggcatgtgtaataatgttattaatacTACTAATCATTACATTAAGCGGTCACTAAATGGGTCTTATTCACATTTTAGATTATTCAACACGCTTATAGTGACAACCACAGTGCACTTACGTACTGTACAAATATTGTTTAACCATTGTGGGAAGTTTTTCTCTTCTGTAAAATATCAGCAGAGCTACTATAAAATGCAACAGTAATTAATCAGATTTATTGAAACTATAAATTTAAACATCTctgagaaaaaaacactgagctCCAAGTGCCGATTCCTACAGCGTCCTGCAGCCTTTAATCACTGATAATCACAGCCAGAGCTGTTAACGCATTGTCTGCTTAGGAACTCACAGGAAACTTAtcacagttcatttttattggtGTTACATGGCAGAGTAACTAATACACAATTTACAATCCAGTCAAATGAATTACTCACTGCTGCACCTTCAGTTCTGTCATAAGAATAtagatttaatcattttaatattgaGCTCTAAGTTAAACATGCAGCTACAGCGTTCAGACTGAAAAACATCCATCTTCTGTACATCTTCATGGAAACGAAGACGATTCCGTCCTTCAGTCCAGGAAGAAAACGAAAGAAGCTCAAATGCTGCCTTAAGTCCTCAGACTGAAAATGACTGAAAGTCCACTCATGTAGGAGCTTCACTTTCTCTTCAGTAAGTCACTCCTTcctccgtccgtccgtccgtccgtccagtGGGAGGACAGAAACCTGGCTGAGATAAAGTGCTGAGTGAGATGAGGGGGTATAGGGGTAATACAGGTTGGGAGGGGGTTTTGGAGGTGGTTTGAGGGGGGACTGGAGTAGGGTTTAAAGGGGGTGTAGGGGAGTCTGAGATGGGGTTTGGAGGTGGTCTGAGGGGGCGTGGTCAAGCGAGTATGAGATCAGAGGCCGAGGGATTTGCGAACGATCTGCTTGGCGAGTCGGTTGAACTGCTCTCTGTCCTCTCGCCACATCTTAGATGCATCAACGTTCGCTCCACTCTCATCATTCGGCtctgaaaggacaaaaagaaaacGTTACCCACAATCCTTCTGCCACAGTCCCATCGGTTACCCATAATCCCTCAGTCACAGTCCTAACTGTCGCTACCCGATCTGAACCCCACATGCTCGCCTTTTTGCAATGTCATATTAGCAGATTATGGGATCAGCTCAGGGCATTTAACGCCGAAACCACTACATAAGTCTCACTTTCCTAGTTTAAAAcggtttattattaaatgtcttTCTTTGAGTAAAAACACTCACGTTAGGGCGCAGAGAGACAAGAGGTGTCCGGACAAAAACCTTCTCAATTACTATCAGTTTGGTTTATTATGAGAGCTTCTCtgtggctgaatctcaaacagcttCGCACTTCCTCTACAGTGCAGCACAGGTCCTGAAATCAGGAATTCAACACCAAAACAGAGCACTCAATGTGACAGGATGTTGTGCAGCTTTGACTAAACTTAAGTGTTTTTGGGCAGAAGATGCGCCTTTACATAACAAACTATGAAGTGCGCACTACATAGGGAGAAGGACGCCATTCGTGACTGAGCCTGTATTTTGCTCAGCTCTACTCAAGCTGTCattactgtaaaacaaacaCAGGCTAAAAGTGAGACTGCACACAAAGCAAAGCAGCCCAAGTAGATAATTACAGCTTAAAgctctgtgttttcactgttaacTGATCCCCACTTTTTTAGACCCCCATAACTTCTGAAATCTGAATCATTTGTCCACAGCGCTCCGTCAAGGCAAACTGACTCCAATATCTGACTCAGTCCACAAACACGTAAATAACACAGTGGCCTTGGTCTTCAGGCTCAATGTGAGTAACTTCACCAAATGCaatttattcccagtaaacacaaaacAGGAATTAAACCAGAGCGGTTACTTTTTGATAttttgctgggcagctgtggcTGCCGGACCAAAGGCTCTGCCACCTCTGTGAGCGACAAGAATCTTCACATTTTCATAATCAATAAAgcattctgtgtttgtgtgtgtgtgtgtgtgtgtgtatatatatatatatatatatatatatatatatatatattttttttttttttttactgttttaaggGTTTCACACACCCCcgactgaggctgtgtgtgtgtacctgcgAGCATGCTGACTACAGACAGGAGGATCTTCTCAACGCTCTGTACTGGACTCCATCTCTCAGCGCTGCTCTCGTAGCCCATCGGGTCATCACCGGGAGCGTGCAGGATTGAAATACACACTCGCCCGTCTGGAtaaactatacacacacacacacacacacacacacacacacacacacacagatacattaaagttgagagagagagaaataataaCAGACAtgcaaaatgagaaaaacaaacagagatacagaaaaagagaggacaACTGTGGGAGAGAGCGACAGCataacagatagagagaaataaaaagagagaggataacagacagacagaaagagagagataaactcACTGTTGGGGTGAAACATGTCACAGGTGAACTTCATCTTGGGAGGGCTGAGGGGGTAATCTGACGGAAAACTGAGTATTGCTGGAAAAACTCCACCCTCAAAACACGTATCCTCAGGACccctgagtgagagagaatcgCTGCATTACTGAGCTATCTGGAGCAAATGGAGGCGAGTGCTGCCCCCTGAGCACTCAGGACAAACATGCCTAAAGTCACCGAATCTGACTCTTTCGATCATTCACTCTGTTTAGAAGAATAAAGTGAATCTGACTAACCTTATTTACTTACTTCAAATCACCAGCCTGCACTCTTACTTTTTGTTTGGGAGACACATTTAACCCCTTTAACTCTCCTACATACTTTACTCAGGTACAAATGTTTCCTCAGCTCTTTCCTTTCCGGACTGAGCCAGAGCCAAAAATCAGCCATAAACGAGACGTTAATCTGCATTTTCTTACTATTAAAGCTCTATACCGTTAATACTTACATAATGAGAGCCTCCCACTCAAAGAAGTTCTCTTCATTAACCGGCCCTGCAGGGAACAGACAGACTCTGTGAACGAAGAGAATTCACTCCTCAATGAACAATCACTGCTCATATCAAACTCCTCAATAGTTACAAACTCCCAAAGCGCTTAATACAGGAATGGCAGCACTAATACACAGTGCAGTCTAAATGACTGAGCACAGGTTTGTTTACCTGCCACGATTCCCTCCGGAGGATTCAGAGTCAGCtctaagacacacacacacacacacacacacacacacacacacacacaaagagtcagaaaaaaactgtaaaGCATCTATAATACGCACATGAGTAACTACATGGCATATATCCTATATAATATTACTTATAACTGTCATGTAGGTTGTGTTCAAGACAATCTTCTCATTCAAAAGCACTTAATACGAGTAATAAAGTAGACGAAATTAATTCCTTAAACACAATATCAcacaacagtaaaaaaaataataataaaaaaaataataataataataaaaaatccgttccaccttaaatacattCTGGCGTCTGaggtaactgctgcaccatttaaggtggaacggaaaattcgaacaagaagctaagTGAAGCTCGGCTTCGTCATTTAGCCAAAACTCTCTATCCTAAAAAAGCTGCGTTTAAGCGCTCTTAATAACCTAATTTAATCGGTCGTCTTTTTCTCCAccattaaacattaataaaaacacatcaCTTTAATAATCATAGGTTAACTAACAAGCTCAGCTAACGCTAGGTTAGCTGTGTTATTAGCATCGCTGGCTAACGACTAACCACCTCCCCGCCTCTGGCGGCCTACTAAAGCCGCAATCTGCGTGTTTTCAACAAACAACACTCATTTAAATCGCGATTACTGAGTTTTATATTCTTACGTTTATATTCAGCCATTAATCGTTTTAAAGCAGTTCCAGCCATCGCGGCCTGTTTACTCTCCACCGGCCTGAAGCTGCAGAGACTGCGCTCACAGGCAGAGGGCGCCACCGCCACTGAGAACACCACCGACATCTGAAGCGCAGCTCACTAAAGTGCActgcgccctctgctgttcatcTATGGCTCACTTGGAAAATAAAGCGTCCAGTGTTCTTTAGACTAAACGGAACGGTTCTAGCTAGAACTGTGtattctctaaagaaccatagTCATGCTTaactggtgaaatggttctacagattgatggaaggttctatatagcaccaaaaagggttctggtatatagaaacatatacaacacattctccattaatcagaatttttaaaaatagttaagCATACAATGGCTCTACATgtaactcatggttctaaatagaattatgccctttattaaagaacccttgcagaaccatcTTATTTAAGTGTGCTTTAGTGGACTGTCACGAGTGGGTTTTTTATGCTTAAGTAGCTGACTAagcatgactacagcacaaatatagacatttaatTCTCTATCCagaaaccatcagtgaacctacaggtgtcttctgaggtttatacggaatgttgatggtaaaataacgGAAAATCAGAAAcagtaagttttctttgggcactACAGACCACTGCAGTCATGTCGTCGTTTTGTAGTCGTTGCCATGCCcgtattaggaactccgggtctaagcttCATTTCTCTGTGGCCAAAACGAACAGGGCTTTCGAAAAACCGGCTCTATCGCACCCTGTGTTAAGAAACAATGTCCAGAACCCgatacgttttgtcctgtgaacattcttctctcgcatatcactggatcctctgaattacgaggacgttaaaaagttaaaatatgaatattgctacatgtgagcTCAAGCTACTGCGCGCTGAATTCACGTCATTAGACTGGCAGCCTCCTTCAGCAGGCTTTGGCAGTAAACACTTCCATGTTCAGACTGACAGCAGCTGAAAAGAAGTCAGAGCAAAATCAGGTTTACCTGCAGTTCTCTGTTTTTCGTCTGATGCTCACTGAAACACGATCGGTCTTAGATCTTTCCTTTTAGCTCCATTTGAAAAGATCTACAAACGTAGGTTAGGTTACATTCACTCGGCCTAATCCAGTAAGGCTCAGTTTAATATCACTGCTCACAGCTGATAAACTGATTTAGGCGGTCATAATgtcctaattattattttaatgctggtaaaaTTTTTCTGAGGACGTTTTCTCAGGAcattcgccagctttttgttttacttttcaaGATGGTtgggccatttaaggtggaacggggaaggTCGAACAAGCAGCCggcgaaaaagaagctgacatCAGCTATCAGGAATGATATGGGGAGGTTTCACGGTTAGGTTAACGTTTAATAGCCGAGTGACACtgacttatttttgctgtttcactgaACTGGTCGGTATTTTGTCTTGCTTGCTAATATTTGTGAATATTCAAAGAAGAAGCTGTGAAAAATGAAGCTAAATAGAGCCTCGTAGTTTTAACATGGCTAGTATTTTTGATGAGTTTTAGCCTATCAAAATATCCCACCCAGAGTTTTTATTTTACGGCTGGACCCGTGAATGTGCCCTACAGTAAAACAATTCGATAAGATAGCACAGCTCGTCTGAGCACCGGCTCAGCCAGCCTTAGTCTCGTGTAGCTTAGTGACGTCAAATGGATGCGCAGTAGCTTTAGCCCTCCTGtagcaatattagtattatagctctttacgacctcgtaattcagaggatccagtggtattcgggagaaaaatgtacacaagaTAAAACACATCGGGTACTGAACATTTTTGTGGGAGCGATAGAGGTGAAAACCCTATTAAGgggcccttattagtcccacaacagggaaatttcacctccgcatttaacccatctgtgaagtgaaacaccacatacacactagtgaatgcacacacacaagggggcagtgagcacacttgcccagagcggtgggcagcccaatccacagcacccgggggttaggtgtcttgctcaaggacacctcagtcatggaccgtcggctctggggatcaaaccggcgaccttccagtcacagggccagttccctaacctccagcccacgactgccccaattgaGTACTgccctattcattctggccatagagaaatagagcttagacccggagttcctaatatgggcataaggaggactacagaatgacgcacGACTACAGGGGtctgttttgcctcacagcaattgaatggattttaagttctcaaaactatcgtaaaacaacgtctcggacatcaggcaggttattcataaccatgtcatgtaagaactttctgtgataagcttttagaggtagacgccaggttcctatcaccaccaccgtgagATATACATACCATAGATATATCTATGGCCCTGTATATGATAGTAGTGCAGTGATATCTATGGTACCTTCGCTGCCTTGcgcgccctctgctggacactGCGACACTAACAGCACCGCCTCCATGGCGACGGTTACAGAGTTAAAGTGCGGTGAGTTTTACTTAAATATTTACTAATCAAACACCACCTGAATAATAATTACTCATGAATTAGCTGCTTTATGAGTTGGAAGCGCTTGACAGAAGCTGTGACGTTTtccaaatgattttttaaagcGGAGAGTGGAGTGTAGCGTTAGCTTTAGCACCCTGAGCTAATGTTGCTGTTGAAGCTGCAGAAACACGAAACTGATTtctctgctggagtttttatccCCTCATTCTTGGGGTTTTTCGGGTCAGTTTCATGCTTTTTTTGGATGTTAAGGAGATGTTAGAGACATACACAAATGCTTGgctggtttattttagtttcaGCCAAATTTCTGAATCTTACATTACTGAATAGACGCAGTGTACACATCAGTTTCAGAAGATGCCTGGTTTAAAACAAACTCTGAGATCTCTCACAgacttattttcacaatttGGCATCTTCAGTCTaacagaaaatgtcatttttcgcTATATAACCTTCACTGACGAGGTTTATCCAGTCGTCCAGTGTGGGGGGATCAGGACTCGGCCAGCGGCTCATTACAGCTTTTTTACTCACAGTTAATAAAACGATTCATGAATATTTGTGATTTTGGTACGTCAAAATTGACTACATCCAGGAGAAAAACTCACACTAAactgttttattagcattaatACTGTCTGAAATGTTCAAACGGAGACACTGAACCATTTCCTCCACCTGAAACCAGTAATAAATCAGCTCCCCCAGATAGGTTTAAAATTAAAACGATTCTTCCCAagataaagtaaaaatgtataaactgCACAGGTAAGTAGAATGAATCTGatcaaaaatggagagagattttttttgcttatattgGGGTTTATTTGCACATTTGAGTAGAGAATGATGGTTTGTGTTTCTCCTGTTGGAGAAGAGTTTTAACCATTAACCAtcgctccacctgtttttccccgtTTTGTATTGTAATGTTTTATACTAAGGCTGTTTGCTATCCGGCGTCAACCAAAGGAGTATGGGCtccctttttgagtcttggtccATCTCgaggtttcttcttcttgctcttagggagtttttccttgccactgttgcctttGGCTTGCTTGGACCCAAatgtttctgtaaagctgctttctgACATGTGTTGTAAAAAAGAGCTGTATAAATAgactttgaactttttttttccaacctgTATTGTGAATAAAGAGCTCTGCTGTGTTCTTCTGCAGCGCTGCGGGAGGCGCTAGAGTCTCGAGGCGTTTTGGGGCAGCTGAAGGCTCGGATTAGGGCTGAGGTGTTTCGGGCGCTGGACGATCAGAGCGAAACTCGACCCCCACTTACCCACCAGAACCTGCTGATTAATGAGCTGATCAGAGAATATCTGGAGTTCAACAAGTATCGATACACGGCGTCAGTTCTGACCGCAGGTGAGCCGACAGGACCAGGTTTAGCTCAGTTTGACCAGCAAACCTGAAACAGCACGTTTCACACAGCATGATCCGAACCACAGCTTTCTCTCCTGGCATGCTGAGATTCTGAACTGATGGCCAATACTGAGCACTGATCTCagttaacaataataataataatgatctttatttatagagcactctTCATAGCAGTGGCAGCTagaagtgctttacagacagccaataaagcttaacagtaacAGAAGAAGCTAAGtatgaatttaaaatgatataagacaaaaacacagatcagattgaacagataaacaccaGAGACACAGAGTTTTAATGAAGCGCtgagtctctccatgttttctgtattttatggaAGGTGTTtacagaaggtcagtatctgcagatcaaagatcataaacagacagacctTCAGGAGCTTTAgggtcatttagagctttaaaaccagcagcagagctttaaaaccagcagcagagctttaaaatctTTCCTAAAAATCTCCAGTGGATCACTAAGGATCCATAATGATAATATATCATCATATCGCTCAGCTGTGGTTCTCACTGCTGTTCCCTCTGCTCTGAAGACGGTTCCACTACAGGTGATGAAACAGAACCAACTTTACTCTTTGCTTTGTAGCAGAGCTTAACAGTTGAATACAGTTGAAAAAATACAGCGTATtttaatgcattacatttaATTCACTAAATGTGGTTTATTAAAGACAGTATATTGAACAGTGCATTAAATAGagagtgtttgtttttctcatgtTGACTGTGTGTCAGAATCTGGTCAGCCTGAAGCTCACCTGGACCGTCAGTTTCTGGCAAGTGAGCTGAATGTTGTAGAAGATCCGGGTGCCAGAGCTGTGTAAGTGATTCAGACTATATTTAGTTCtgttaaactgtaaacacattcagttataAGTTACTGCAGGAGGCCGACCTCATGACTATTTCACTATGATTCTTTATGGTACAATTCACAATCATTTTCAGAGCGACTCTATTGGGTAATTTGTGAAAACGCGCTGAATATACACAgcgttccaaattattatgcaaattttatttttccctgatTTTCCTAAATGGTCGATGCAAATGAGTCAGTATTATAAGTCATCACCTGTTAGAGTATAAATTGAATTTTGTTGACTAAACCTCCC from the Pygocentrus nattereri isolate fPygNat1 chromosome 30, fPygNat1.pri, whole genome shotgun sequence genome contains:
- the ube2g2 gene encoding ubiquitin-conjugating enzyme E2 G2; this encodes MAGTALKRLMAEYKQLTLNPPEGIVAGPVNEENFFEWEALIMGPEDTCFEGGVFPAILSFPSDYPLSPPKMKFTCDMFHPNIYPDGRVCISILHAPGDDPMGYESSAERWSPVQSVEKILLSVVSMLAEPNDESGANVDASKMWREDREQFNRLAKQIVRKSLGL
- the cep20 gene encoding lisH domain-containing protein FOPNL, with the protein product MATVTELKCALREALESRGVLGQLKARIRAEVFRALDDQSETRPPLTHQNLLINELIREYLEFNKYRYTASVLTAESGQPEAHLDRQFLASELNVVEDPGARAVPLLYGLLSHFLSSRDGGTFLIRNPLDPHQPVNREQDSL